In Carya illinoinensis cultivar Pawnee chromosome 16, C.illinoinensisPawnee_v1, whole genome shotgun sequence, a single window of DNA contains:
- the LOC122298606 gene encoding disease resistance protein RPP2B-like, with product MHDLLQEMGKEIVRQESSKEVGKRSRLWFHEDVRHVLEENTGTNKIEAILLDFPEGDDMICLHSKAFMKMSNLRLFINLNAQLD from the exons ATGCATGACTTATTACAAGAAATGGGTAAAGAAATTGTTCGACAAGAATCGTCTAAAGAAGTTGGCAAACGTAGTAGACTGTGGTTTCATGAAGATGTTCGCCATGTTTTAGAAGAAAATACG GgaacaaacaaaattgaagcGATTTTGTTAGATTTTCCTGAAGGTGATGACATGATATGCTTGCATTCCAAGGCCTTTATGAAGATGAGCAATCTTCGACTGTTTATAAACCTGAATGCACAATTGGATTGA